A stretch of the Agelaius phoeniceus isolate bAgePho1 chromosome 1, bAgePho1.hap1, whole genome shotgun sequence genome encodes the following:
- the PRL gene encoding prolactin codes for MNTRGASLKGLLLAALLVSHMLLTKEGVTSMPICPNGSVNCQLSLEELFERAVKLSHYIHYLSSEMFNEFDERYAQGRGFIAKAVNSCHTASLTTPEDKEQAQQIHHEDLLNLILGVLRSWNDPLIHLASEVQRIKEAPETILWKAVEIEEQNKRLLEGMEKIVGRVHSGEVENEIYTPWDGLPSLQLADEDSRLFAFYNLLHCLRRDSHKIDNYLKVLKCRLIHDNNC; via the exons ATGAACACCAGGGGGGCTTCACTGAAAG GTTTGTTGCTGGCAGCCCTTCTGGTGTCCCACATGCTTCTGACAAAGGAAGGAGTGACCTCTATGCCAATCTGCCCCAATGGATCTGTCAATTGCCAGCTTTCCCTTGAAGAGCTTTTTGAGCGAGCAGTTAAACTTTCACACTACATTCACTATCTCTCTTCGGAAATGTTCAATGAATTT GATGAACGCTATGCCCAGGGCCGGGGTTTCATTGCAAAAGCTGTCAACAGCTGCCACACTGCGTCCTTAACCACTCCTGAAGATAAGGAGCAGGCTCAGCAGATTCAT CATGAAGACCTACTGAATTTAATTCTGGGAGTTCTGCGCTCCTGGAATGATCCCCTGATCCACTTGGCCTCTGAAGTACAAAGAATCAAAGAAGCTCCAGAAACCATTCTCTGGAAGGCTGTGGAGATTGAAGAACAAAACAAGCGACTCCTAGAAGGAATGGAGAAAATAGTTGGGCGG GTTCACTCTGGGGAGGTCGAAAATGAGATTTACACTCCGTGGGATGGACTTCCATCCCTGCAGCTTGCTGATGAAGACTCCAGACTCTTTGCCTTTTACAACCTGCTGCACTGCCTCCGCCGAGATTCCCACAAAATCGACAACTATCTCAAGGTTTTGAAGTGCCGCCTAATCCACGACAACAACTGTTGA